One Micromonas commoda chromosome 5, complete sequence genomic window, TCAGGATTTTacgcgcggagaaggaaCAGAACGACGAGGAGTTCAAGCGGTTCAAAGACCGCAAGAACGAGCTGCTGGAGCGCACGGTGAAGCGGGACCACCAGATAGACAAGATCAACAAGAAGCTGTCCGAGACGGCtgcggagcgcgacgccgaacgGAAGGAGCGCcgcaagctcgaggaggagatcctGAGGGTGGAGCAGCGTATGTCCACCCTGCGCAGACGGAACAAGAGCCTAGAGGTTGGCAACCAGCGGTcacgcgacgaggaggttgaggagcttcgcgcgagcgtctcgcGACTCTCCATGGAGTGTCAGATCAAAGAGGAGGAGTGTCAGATGCTGGCGGGGATGGTGTCCAAGGGTGGGGCCCACAGCGTCATGAAGAGCGGAGGATCCGTGTCTCGAGGCGGTGTCGCatcggtggcgcgcgcgtcggctccAGCTAGGGGATCGCCGCTCGGCCTgggtcccggcgccggcctcgcGCCTCGAAGCCGAGCTCGAACATCCGCACCCGAAGCGTTAAAaaacggcgacgccctgTACGAGGAgttcgcctcggcgttgCGGTGACGGACGTCGAGTCGTGATAGCTGCTAGGTGTAAATCTAATTGAATGCGAGCTACTCGCGCTAAGTATCTGTGGGGTCACCGGTGATTAGCGTTTCGCTACCCCGTACGCTTGATAGTTCTGGTACGGCAGCAGCAGGCTCTTCGGCATGTCCTGATACGGCGAGAACAGGTTGTGCCTCTTACCCTTGAACGCGGTTaccgcgtccacgggcgCCAAAAACTCCGCCAATGGCCGGTCCAGCGCCTGCTCCACGTTGAGCGACGCCCTGATGGCCTCATAAGATGCTGCCTCACCCGCCAAACGCGTCAACGATTCGTCGGGTCTTACCCCCGCGGGCTGCTCTCCCCTGCGACGCACCCAGCcgaacggcgcgcgccccggagATACCCCACCCTGAGACGAGTGTCTCGCACCGGGGGAGACGTTAACCGCCCCGggcggcaccgcgcgcgcgggggacgccggCCGTCCCGCCCTTGACCACTCGCGCAATTCCGTGAATCCCCCGTCGCTCCCTtgcctcgcctccgcctccctggCGGCGCGAATGGACTCGGTCCGGTCCGACTCCGTCGTCTCGTACGACTGGTACGAGGAGTCGTAGCGTTGCGGCGACTccctcgagctgcgcgacgtcgttcCCGAGCGACTCGGCGAACGATTCGGGGTCTCCTCGCCCGAGTAGGATTCtctccccggcgtcggcagcTCGGACGCGGTCTCGGACTCGGCGAAGTCCAGCTCGCCGTTGTACCCCTCgcccagcgcctcgaggagctcctgctTCCTCCGCTCCTCGTAGTCCGCGctccggtcgcggcgcgcctggGACGCGCCGCAACAAAGCCCCATGCCGGCCGTGCCCCGTGCGCCCAAGACTGCTGTTCCTCTTCGACGGGTCTCGTCAAGATAAAAGGATACCAAGGCACGAAGGTTCCTTGTTTGTCGATggcgctccgcctcgcggcACGAGTCCATCTCGCCTCCCGATGGCGAGGTCTGCGTCACACGAGCACGCGACCGATCCAtccccgcgcgacggtgaTCGATGACCCGGGTCCCGAGAACCCCGGGCTGGATGCGGCGGGCCTCAACATCAGACGGGGAGGGGTGGAAGGGCGGGATCTACGCGAAACGTTGGCCAACGCGGGCATGACGCCCGAGCAGGTGCGGGACGTGATCTCTGCGCACCCACAGGTGGATACGCGGTATGACCTGGTGAATGAGGTCCAACCTCGGATAAACTACCTGAGGTTCCTGGATGACAACGACAGGCTCGACGGGGAGAGCGTCTCGAGCTGCATCGCCAGGCAACCGCAATCGCTCGAGAGGGACTTCCACTTGGTGCACGAGGATGCTGACTACGCAGTGGTGAACAAACCGTGGTGCGTGCGACTGGACACGCCGAGGGGCTGGCCGGGTAAGGTCCGCTTCACCCCAAAGTATCCCGGCGACCTGAGCGTGGAGGACTGGCTGGAGCGACGGTACCCCGACTGGGACACGGTCCGTTTTTGTCACCAGCTGGACAACGCCACTTCGGGGGTGCTGGTAGCCGCGTCGAACaaacgcgccgcgggggccgcAGCGAAGCTGTTCAGAGAGAGAAGGGCGCGAAAGACCTACCTGGCGATCGTATTCGGGCACCCCGAGCAGGACGAGTGGACGGTGGATGTCCCGATGGGACGGGACCCTGATGATCCGAAGGGGTTCAGGGAGCGAGTGGACCCGGAGCACGGGAAGGCGTGCGAGACAAGGTTCAGGGTGCTGAAGCGGGGTAGGCTGAATTTGAGGGGCAAATTCGAGGGCGTGCCCGTGAGCAAGGTGGAGgtgacgccggtgacgggcAGGAGGCACCAGATTCGGTTGCACCTGCAGTTTAGCGGGCATCCAATCGTGGGGGACAACGCTTACAGCCAGGATACCGATTCTTTTCGGACGTTCCTCCACGCGCACAAGCTGACGCTGCCTTTCGACGAGCCGAGGGGTACGATGCAGTTCGTGGCGCCGGAACCCGAGTCTTTCGCGGCAGCCATGGAATAGGCGACATAGCGCACAACGTTGCGGCTAAACGAATCATGATGATGATATCGTAGGCTAAACTATCCCTGCAGCCAgtcgaggaagaggaggctGAAGGTTGCTATGAACAGCACAATCCCGACGATGAACGACCCTTCCCCGCGCCTCTTTATCGTCTTCTTCAGCTGCACGTTCCCGCTCTCCAGGTTCCGTGTGCTCTCCACCGCCTGCGCGTACAGCTGTTCGATCTGCGCTGCCTGCGCCTGCACGTGCGTGGCAAACAGAGAGGACAGCGCCGACAACTCCGCAACCTGACCCTCCGCCTTCCGAACCTGCTCCACCAAGGTCGTCAGCTCATCCACCAGTGCATCGCCCTCCGTCTCGTGcacctgcgcctgcgcctgccGCTGCTGCTGATCGATCGAGCTTTCGTCGCCGATCGTCTCggtcgtggacgccgccggtgtcggTTCCACgtttctcctcggcggcgtcggcggccgggggggcgctcgcctccgccggtgctccgccgccgccagcacCTTCTTGAACCGAACCTCCCTGCACTGGtcgaaggacgcggcgaccctcTGGAGAAACTCGGTGAGGAtcaggacgacgccgtgcatGTGGGCGACTCCCTGCACGCCCTCCGTCTTCCCAGCCTCCACCTCCTGCACGGTGGACTTGAGCATGGTGATGTGCGCCTGGCACGCCTTCACGCTGAGCCGCACCTCGGACTCGATGCCGTCCCTGACGGTGTCCGAGTCCTTACCCTCCCTCAGGTAGTCGGCGCGGTGTCGCGTGACGAACGCCCGCAGCTCACGTACCAGCACAAGGGTGTCGTGCGCGCTCTTCAGCACCGGGgatcgcgccgagggcgggggcATATCCCTGGGCGCCACCAGTGCGTCCGCGCGATCCGGGGTCATGCCGCTCTGGGAGGCGTacgcgcggtgcgccgcctccctgaAGGCATCACTGACGTCCATCTCGTCGGCTCTCGTCGCCCACCCCGGGTCCTCCCCGACCCTACGCCGCGGCTAGGGCGCGCGTTCTCTGTCTGTGTTTGAGTCACCTCTTGCCCGTGTCTCCCGCGCATCAGATTTTGCCGGGAAATCATCTCAAAACATGAGTCGACTCAGCACACGGCCGCACATCACAGGAGAGCGTGAGTCGGCTCGGAGGGGGTTGCGACGCCAGTTACTCATCGGATCGATCGCCCAGAGGACGAGAAGAGCCGAGAAACTCGCTTCGGCCCGCCCCGCAGCACAGGGGGTGGGCTCGACTGCTCGAGTTTGAACGCTGATAATATCTAGATCTCATCCGAGGTGGAACGTGGACTGCGGTGGACCGACGACCGCATCCGATGGCTTCCGCATCCGTCACTCCGGTCCCCgtggcccgcgcggcggcgagatcatGCACCCGGTCCGCATCCACGGGGCCCGTATCGACCCGCCGGTGGACATCCATCTCTCCGCCCGGGACCTCGAGGGACCTCCGAAGCCGCGGGTCGGATGAACCCTCATCAGATCGAACGCCCGGATCCACCAGGACCGCCGCGTTCTTCCACGACTACCACCACCACAGCTTCGACCACACGCACGACCGCGCCTATCAGAGGTGGCTCGCCGACCTCACCGCGGTGGTGAAGCACAAAACATGGAGCGCCCTACCGGCCTTGCTCCGGTTCCCCCACGCCGAGCCGGATGTCGTGCTCcaactcgccgcgggcgagggtcAGACGGGGCTGGTGAAGCGGATCCTGGAGTCGTTCCCTGGCGCGGTCGAACCCgggggacccgcggcggcgggagcggcggtcACGGCCGCGTCCAGGGGGCATCACAACGTGGTGGTCGCCCTCCTGGACCACGGGCTCGACGCtgacgccgtggacgagcacgacgtcgcgttgatcctcgccgccgcgggcgcctccgACGTGTGCGGCGAGggatgcgcggcgaggtgcgttGGGACGCTGTTGGAgcgaggcgcggacgccaacgcgtcggcgtcgagaaaAGGGTGGAAGCCGTTGATGGCGGCGGCAAAGACGGGCGAGTGGCGGGTGGCGGAGTTGCTCCTaaacgccggcgccgacgtcgaggcgaggtACCCCAACGGTAAAACGCCCCTGTACTGCGCCGCCGAGTGGGGGCACGCCAAAGCGGTGGAAGTGCtgctcgcgcacggcgcgaggccgGACGTGGCCGCGGACAGGCTCATGACGGACcacacggcggcgacatcgcgGGGCGTGCTtccggcggaggtggcggcgaggaacggaCACAAAGCGTGCGCCGACATCCTTTTCGaagccaacgcggcggcgcggcgggggcgaggagaTGCGAAGGGTAAGAGTctcgagccgcgcgtgcCGGAGACTACGATCAAGGGTGGGGAGTCCTGGTGAAGGCGCACTCTGTTGTAAAACGACGTCGTTGTATGAAATTTCAAACTAAACGAAGTGTGTGCTGCGCAACTTTGAATCTGTTATACATCGGTTCAGGGGACCGCCTCTTGGCCCCGCGAAGAAAAGAATAAAAGAAGTTTGATGACTGCGCGGATATCACAGGTTGTACTCCTTGCCCCAACCCTCCGGTGCCTCCTCCTCAACGTCAAAGTCGTGAGTCTCTGACCAGCATCTCGGCGCCACGCCCGTCGCCTCAAAAACCACCTTCTCCATCTTGTTGAAAAACTTGTTGTCGTCCAGGATGGGGTTCCACCAACCAGACACGATGCAGTAGTTACCCTCGAAAGGCGGCCTGTGGTGCGCGCCGTGGCCCTTGCGGGAGATGAGCACACCCAGGTCCTGCAGCTTCACCACAATCTCCGGCAGCTGCGACTTCTTCATGTGCGACCACGCGTGGAACTGCTGGGACAGCACGATCATGCTGCAGAACACGCCCATGAAGGCGCACGTGTCGGGTGCGAGGCCCGGGGTGAGCAGCAGGGGC contains:
- a CDS encoding predicted protein; this encodes MGLCCGASQARRDRSADYEERRKQELLEALGEGYNGELDFAESETASELPTPGRESYSGEETPNRSPSRSGTTSRSSRESPQRYDSSYQSYETTESDRTESIRAAREAEARQGSDGGFTELREWSRAGRPASPARAVPPGAVNVSPGARHSSQGGVSPGRAPFGWVRRRGEQPAGVRPDESLTRLAGEAASYEAIRASLNVEQALDRPLAEFLAPVDAVTAFKGKRHNLFSPYQDMPKSLLLPYQNYQAYGVAKR
- a CDS encoding pseudouridine synthase (pfam00849: PseudoU_synth_2, RNA pseudouridylate synthase. Members of this family are involved in modifying bases in RNA molecules. They carry out the conversion of uracil bases to pseudouridine), with product MALRLAARVHLASRWRGLRHTSTRPIHPRATVIDDPGPENPGLDAAGLNIRRGGVEGRDLRETLANAGMTPEQVRDVISAHPQVDTRYDLVNEVQPRINYLRFLDDNDRLDGESVSSCIARQPQSLERDFHLVHEDADYAVVNKPWCVRLDTPRGWPGKVRFTPKYPGDLSVEDWLERRYPDWDTVRFCHQLDNATSGVLVAASNKRAAGAAAKLFRERRARKTYLAIVFGHPEQDEWTVDVPMGRDPDDPKGFRERVDPEHGKACETRFRVLKRGRLNLRGKFEGVPVSKVEVTPVTGRRHQIRLHLQFSGHPIVGDNAYSQDTDSFRTFLHAHKLTLPFDEPRGTMQFVAPEPESFAAAME
- a CDS encoding predicted protein; this encodes MDVSDAFREAAHRAYASQSGMTPDRADALVAPRDMPPPSARSPVLKSAHDTLVLVRELRAFVTRHRADYLREGKDSDTVRDGIESEVRLSVKACQAHITMLKSTVQEVEAGKTEGVQGVAHMHGVVLILTEFLQRVAASFDQCREVRFKKVLAAAEHRRRRAPPRPPTPPRRNVEPTPAASTTETIGDESSIDQQQRQAQAQVHETEGDALVDELTTLVEQVRKAEGQVAELSALSSLFATHVQAQAAQIEQLYAQAVESTRNLESGNVQLKKTIKRRGEGSFIVGIVLFIATFSLLFLDWLQG
- a CDS encoding ankyrin repeat protein (pfam00023, Ank, Ankyrin repeat. There is no clear separation between noise and signal on the HMM search Ankyrin repeats generally consist of a beta, alpha, alpha, beta order of secondary structures); this translates as MASASVTPVPVARAAARSCTRSASTGPVSTRRWTSISPPGTSRDLRSRGSDEPSSDRTPGSTRTAAFFHDYHHHSFDHTHDRAYQRWLADLTAVVKHKTWSALPALLRFPHAEPDVVLQLAAGEGQTGLVKRILESFPGAVEPGGPAAAGAAVTAASRGHHNVVVALLDHGLDADAVDEHDVALILAAAGASDVCGEGCAARCVGTLLERGADANASASRKGWKPLMAAAKTGEWRVAELLLNAGADVEARYPNGKTPLYCAAEWGHAKAVEVLLAHGARPDVAADRLMTDHTAATSRGVLPAEVAARNGHKACADILFEANAAARRGRGDAKGKSLEPRVPETTIKGGESW